The Bacillota bacterium DNA window ATCGAAGAGATTCTCAACGAGGATTAGTGGCTTTGGTGCCGGTAGGGAGGGGAGCGCAGGTTGCAGCAGATGGACAAACGTGATCAGCCAGCGACGGGCGCTGGTGTTTTTGTTGCGATTCCCTGGCAGCGATGGCGCTGTTATCTTCGCCAAGGGATGCACTGGGTGTTGCAGTTCCTGGTGGGAATAGTTGCCCTTGGTGCCGTAGTACTGATGGTACTTGGCTTTGTCTCCTCCCACGCTTCCTTGCCCTTGGCTAACCCGAAGTTGGCAGTGGAGTCGATTCTGCACATTCCAGCCGGGAGCAGTAGTGCCGAGATCGGGAGGTTGCTGGAAGAACAATCCATCGTGAGAAGCGGCATCATGTTTTCCCGGGTATCTCAGTTGCTGGGCACAGATCAGCGACTTCAGGCCGGTGACTACCTCCTTAGTCCCGGTATGAACCTCATGGAGATTATCGGGAATCTAGAATCTGGGAGAGTTGCCACCAAACGGGTCCTGATTCATGAAGGAATGAATGCGGAGCAGATTGCTCAGCGCCTCGCAGATTATGGTCTGGTGGATAAAGAGCGGTTCTTGGCCCTGGTCGCCGATGAAAGGCTGATCTATGGCGACAGCTTTCCCGTTCCCAAGCCCTATCCGGCCTTGGAGGGATACCTGTTTCCCGACACCTATATCTTCGCTGTCGGTCAGTCCGAGGAAGAGATCATTAAGAAGATGGTGGCACGATTTGTCGAGGTGGCTTTGCCGGAGCTTGAAACCAAGGCAGAGGCAATCGGATATACCGTCCATGAAATCGTCACTTTGGCGTCGA harbors:
- the mltG gene encoding endolytic transglycosylase MltG gives rise to the protein MQQMDKRDQPATGAGVFVAIPWQRWRCYLRQGMHWVLQFLVGIVALGAVVLMVLGFVSSHASLPLANPKLAVESILHIPAGSSSAEIGRLLEEQSIVRSGIMFSRVSQLLGTDQRLQAGDYLLSPGMNLMEIIGNLESGRVATKRVLIHEGMNAEQIAQRLADYGLVDKERFLALVADERLIYGDSFPVPKPYPALEGYLFPDTYIFAVGQSEEEIIKKMVARFVEVALPELETKAEAIGYTVHEIVTLASIIEKEAMVERELPIISGVFHNRLNVGMRLQSDPTVQYVMENPRPRLYLRDLEIDSPFNTYKYAGLPPGPISSPGKAALLAAAEPADVDYMYFVAKGDGTHVFSRTYAEHLRNRRRVGL